From Rhodothermales bacterium:
CGCTCGCTCTCAGATGCTCGACTGGGCCGCTACATCGATGCCTTTGTAGTCGGCTCCGCAGCGGTTGTTCGGCAACACATGGACAGCCTGGGCCTCCGCGACTTCAGTCTGTCCATCCATCCCGACACCAGCGGAAGGATCACTGTTCTCGATGTGGTTCCGGATGAGAAACCGACCGTCGAGTTTGGAAAGGTCACGGCGACATCGGGCCGTCTGGCGATGCTGTCTGTCGAACGTGCCGTACGTCTCT
This genomic window contains:
- a CDS encoding 4-hydroxythreonine-4-phosphate dehydrogenase PdxA; this translates as MLKRKEISAEQADRPRIAVTMGDSNGIGPEVIIRSLSDARLGRYIDAFVVGSAAVVRQHMDSLGLRDFSLSIHPDTSGRITVLDVVPDEKPTVEFGKVTATSGRLAMLSVERAVRLCLGGEADAMVTAPISKEAIHLAGFSFPGHTEYIASLTGT